CtgtttctccctccttccccttttcatATGATTAATGGTGACGTCCTTtgtttctcccctctttctgtccattttttttttcgccgaGCTCATTATGTCTTTCAAccgtttctttctctccccgtCTCCTTATTGGCTCACCCACCGTTTATACATCAGCGAGGAGTACACGGTGTCGAGATGATGCTGATGAGCTTCATTCctgtttttatttttttaCTCTTCATAGGATttgaaagaaaagaaaggagagcgtgAAAAGGGCGAAGGCTCAAAGTACAAAACCAAACTCGACGAAAACATAAGAGCACTGCAGAAAGTACAAGAAAGGTCAGccggaaaggggaaggggggggggatgcaATGCTAACGCTGcccccaaaagaaaaaatgaaTGGTCCGTACCTGATAAGGAAAGACGAGAGAATCAACGAACAAAAGGTGGCCACATATACTCAGCcaaagggaaggaggtgagTTGACAGGAGACGGAGAAAGAACTGCTCGTGTACAGAAGAAGCAGGCCACCTATTGGTAGAGACATTCTCCCATCTCCCCCTTCATCCTTTAGTACATGTGATGATAACATGTGGAGTGCTTGCGAGGCGCCCAAATACAAAatagaagaaaaaaagggaagcaGTGAGGGGAGCAGGCGCTCACCTTATTAGTGAGAGGCGTGCCGAGCATCATACGCAAAATGGATTTGCTGTGGGGCGTACGCGTTTCCACAAACTCCACCTCTGTGCTTGTCTCATTCTTAGCGTAAACAGGTGGCACTTTCGAAAGCAGCGTGctgtgctcttttttttttacctcCCGCCTTTgtccgtttttttttttgcatttTCGCTTTTGTTTTTCGCAGGGGTAACAGAACGCGTTCCCGCATCTCCTCATACACACAGCTAAACCCAAGTTAATGGTTCGAGTGCTGCGTTTTGCTTGACATTCTGTGTGTGGCCATTGAAAGCTACCCCTCTCAatccgaaaaaaaaagcaatTCTTGAACGCCAATAAGCTTCATGAGATGTTCGTGTATGCCACTCCACCGGCAAGTATCGGAGGATCCGGCTCATTTTTTATTCTCTGGAGCAGTCAACGAGACATGTTGCTGTAGATTCGGATTACCACGGTGCTTGCTGTGAACCTCGACCGTGTATTTTCACCAGGTATTATGAGCGCAAGCAGCCGGTTCTCAAGACAAGCCGCTCGCGTGGCTCTGCAGCTTTCCGTGCGGAAACTTCCCTTTCTTTGACTCTGTCGCCATTCTTTTCTATTTCCTAACTCTGTATCGCATTCCCTGCAACACAGCTGAAGTGTAACGCACTTCTTGCTTATtatttccctctttttttttttgttttcttgcgtctcttcctccctttcgcaGCTTCTCACCGACACAGCTCGTCCACCGCTTGGAAAGACAAACAGGGCGCGAAACAGTACACAAACACTTCACTCACCCACCAGGAGGCTGACAAAGAAAATAAATTCTCTGAACCCTTGattcttttttccctctgtTGCGCTTCGTTTTATCCGAGACAGCAATGTCTGACTTTCTTGAgcagttgcagcagcaggcaagcATGTATGCCATCTGCAGCAACACTGTCTCCGTGATGGTAGGGATGAGCGACACGGCAGAGGAGCTGTCGCTCCGTTCCTACGATAGTTTTACAGGTACCTCCTACATCTGCAATCTGAACGAGAAGGCCCTTCAGACAGCGAAGGCCTCTCTGTGTGACAATGCCGATTGGAGCAGCTTCTTTCGCGAGGTTCAGCTGGCATTCAACTCGGGTAAAGTAATCGTGCAGCCTGGGAATGCGCGCCGAGCCGCCGGTACAACCACTGAGTCAGTTTCCGCCGACTTCAAAGACCTAGCATGCTCGATGGAAGTGCAGTGCCTGTCGAGCTCAGAGGAGAAGCGTGCAAGCTTTGTGCTTGAGCGTACCATTGTGGACCAACAGAAGTACATTCTCGAGCACATGCTGGAAGCGCATCACATGTGTCGCCATCCGAAGGAGTACGAGCAGAGGCTGTCCCACATTGTCGAGGTCAAGGAGGTAGCGCGCGCGAAGCGCAAGGAACTTGATTGTGAACTGATCGCGCTGAACGATAATCTGACACGCAACAAGCACAAGCAGAAGATGTGCAACGAGCGTAAAGCGGAGCTTCTGCAAAAGATCGGTGGCTGCAATACGGAGAACACGGGGAATCCGTGGCGGGCAGTTCAGgcaaagcagcagaaagAAGCCGGCGAGAACAACGAGTCTCGGCTTCCAAACCCGCTCGGCAATCGCACCTGCAAGGACTTTGACCTTGTACTGTTTCGCATGATCAAGAGTCGATGGTTGTCACCGGAGGAGTGCGACGCATCCTCGCCCGCGAATCGCGTCGTGAAGCCGTTCTCCAAAGAGGACTTCGCCATACAAGTGAGTCAACTCTCGGGTAGCCGAGCTGTGGTGTGGAAGGCGCTGGACTCCATCGACAGGTGGAGCTACCGCGTGTTTGATGTCCAGGTAGCCATGAGCGGTGACGACTACCTCTCGCTCCCGGCGCAGGCACACGGCGGGTCTCTCCTTGTAACCATGTACGCACTGCTGTGCATGCACGACTTCCTGCAGAAGTTCAATATTGACGAGCAAATCGCGCTCGACTGGATTAGCGCAGTGGAGGCGGGCTATCAAGGCAACCCGTATCACAACTCGATGCACGCGGCGGATGTGCTGCAGATTACGCACTTCGTCATTACACAGGGGGGATTGGCGAAGCGGTGCAATCTCAGCGACATCCAGGTCTTCTCTGCCATGCTGGCTGCTTCGATCCACGACTTCGACCACCCTGGGACCAACAATAACTTCCATGTCAAGACTGGCAGCTACCTTGCAACGCTGTACAACGATCGTAGTGTCCTCGAGAATCTGCATGTGAGCAGCGTTTTCGAGCTCATGAAGAACCCAGCCTTTAATATTCTAGCCAGCTTTAGTGATGAGGAGCGTCATGAGATTCGAGAGACGATGATAGAGATGGTACTGGCGACAGACATGGGTTCTCACGGAAAATACGTGGCGAGTCTGAAGAGCAAGATGCAGGAGGGCTCCAGTTTCACCAGGACCGACGAACAGATTCTCTGCCTCTCGATTGCTCTGAAGATGGCCGACATTTCAAACTGCGGGCGCCCGCTCGACATCTACCTGCGCTGGGGAGAGAAGGTGTCGGACGAGTTCTACCAACAAGGTGACCGCGAGCGCAATCTGGGCCTCGATTGCAGTCCCTTCATGGATCGCCTGCATCCAAGCCTTGCGAAGAGCCAGATTGCCTTCATGAATTACATCATCACACCCTTCTTCGAGCAGGTGGCCGATCTCTTGCCTGATATGCGCTTCGCGGTGGGGTTGGTcgaggaaaacaaagcgTATTGGGCTAGCCACGATGACTCGTAGGGAGAGCCCACCCACTGTCTTCTGTGGCCCGCTTGTTTCTTCACCAtccttcttctcgctgtgACTCTCTTCTGCAGAGACAaagacacaggcacagacacacaatCAATTTCCTCGCTACCTAGTGTCACTCCTGTTATCTTCACCGGAGGCGGGATAaagatatatatatatatatacattTATGTATATTTATATGATCCCTATTGTTGTGACTCCCAACTTCACTCCTGCCCTCGCTGCATCTCCTTGTtatgttttcttttttttttcttcgtcatTCTTTCTTCCTCACCGAAGGCTGAAAAGGGCGAAGGACAagggggcagggggagggggtcgaaggaaaaggagcagcACTCACTGGAACCTTCActcatttttttccccttttcttctctcacaCCCGCTCGGTCGTCTCCTTCTTGCCTTAACAAAAAAGGCGCATGGTTTAGTTGTTGTCATGAAGCGTAGACACACATGTGATCCCTCTGGGCGCGTTTGAGACGCGCGCGAGCTCCACGCTTCTCTTCCCACTTCCTTCTCACTTTCTCACTCGCCCGCCCTCCACTCTTCACCTCCTATTGCGCATCGgacgtgcgtgtctgtctgtgtagCGAGGCTCTCGCACACGTTTCTTcacctctttttttgtttacACACCTCGTGCATTCTAACccccatttttttttttagctGACATTTACGCTCATTTCTGTTTCTTCCGTCGTTTCTTTTGTCCCTCCTCAGTTGTTACCGGCACTGTTACTTGAATTGGCATTTTGTCTGCATGCTGGCTTTACGTTGGCGGCTTaacccctcttcttccctcgctAGCCTTGTCTCAGGGCACCCTGACCACACTCCCCTTCTGCTAGTGatcctcttttcccctttcaaTAAAACAAGAGAGCGGGTCGCTGTCCACCTCCTGCGCttctctatttttttttttctttgcctcgtGGATGCTTCGTTTAGTTTGGCTGACGGGATGCAGCAGGCAGAGTTTACACGTTTTAACCCTTTCCTCTATCCCGTTGACAAATGCGGCTCTACGAGGCTCATTTATGGCAGAGACAGTCCACCTTCCTGTGAAAAACATGACAAGATATTGCTAGTGTAAAATTATGAGCTACTGAAGATGGAGATGAGCGTTGGTGACATTTCTGTTAGTGCTTTCTATCGCTGAGCCCCTGTTTTGCGGCTTTAGCGGCTTGTCAACGCCTGGCTAGGACTTCTCCACAATGATGTTGTCACTACTGTTTGAACTCGGCAGCCGGGTTATGGCCACCATCTCCTGCTTCTTGGGCACAATTCATCACTCTTTGCAATCCTTTCTTCTCGAATCCAACAgttcctctccctttcgcttctttgtCCATTCCCGCGCTCGTTGATGCTTCTTGGTTTCAATctactccctccctttccttgtACGTAGAAGGAGCAAAACGACAGAGTCTCGAGAGTCTATATCCACACAGTTCGCCAGAGTCTGTTCCTCGTCTCGTTACTTTATTTCACgcggcacacacagcgacactcactcacctccTCACACGTTGCATAGTGCTAAGGTGTACCATCTActcatttttctttttgtcgTGGCACACAGTTTTCCCTCTCGATTGCTATTTGGTTACCATTGTGGGCATCCTGTtgctgtcttttttttttaaattGTTCCCATCTTTGTGGAGCTTTAAATCTGTGCTCACCTCTCGCAACAGAGTTCTTTCAGCGTAATCGTCTTTGTTTGCAGTAGTCGATGCTCACAACATTCTGAAATAGTACGCCCTCTAGTGCTGAACTGCAATCTGCATACTTCACTGTCTCTCACCgtgtcgttttttttttccttcaaGCCTTCGACAGAGTACCTATGCAAGCTGACTCATAGTTCCCTACTCGAGCGCACATAATCGAGCATTGAATATGCACCTTTCCGAGCTTTGCCGGGACTCCAACATTGACGTGATCATCGATCACCTTCGCCAGATAGTACCACTAGAGGCCGCGCAGGCTTCATCTTCCTttgagagagaagcaggtgACGACACGACTGCCAAAACTGGCCACTCGGAGCTTCATGGACTCTGGAGCTATCAGGACAATGATGGGCGCACCGCCTTCCATTGGGCCGTCGCGCTCAAGAACTTTGACCTGGCTCACAAGTTGATGCAGGCACCATACAATTCACCTGTACTGACCGGAGATGAGGAGCTGAACACACCCTTTGCCACTGCCTGTAGCGTTGGCGCACCGCTAGACTTGCTGAGAGAGATCCTGGACCGAAGTGTGACTGAGTTTGCCGCGTACATGAAGCACAAGGAGGCTCAGCAACACCCTATTACCGAGGTgcagaacagcagcagtgctgctccGGCCGTGCATGCCCAGGAGGGCAATCACGGAGAGCGGAAGTTCTTCTCAGACATGCCGGGGATACCTCAGCCTGCCGACGCTACTCTGGCTTCTATCAGTGCTGTACTTATTGACACCGAAGATGCGACGGGACAAacacctctgctgctggctgTGGGACGTGGGCACTTGGGCATTGTGCGCTTCTTGCTGGAGAGCGGTGCAGATTTGATGCATCAAAATCGTAGAGGTCAGtcagcgctgcaccgcgctgTGAACCGCGGAAACGTGGAGCTCGTTGAGTTTCTTGTTTCGAcaagtgaaaaaaaaaatacgaCGAACAAGGCAGCGCATCGGACGTGGATGGACCTGCGGGACAATCACGGCGATTCCGCGCTCTTCTACGCCTCCATGGATAACAACGAGGAGATTGGCCGGTacctgctgcgccacggcgcCGATCGTGAGTTGCGCAATGCAGATGGCAAGGCATTCTGGGAGGTGTAGGCACcgcaaaagaaaacagcACGAAACActgagagaaaaagaaacgtTGAGCTTCGCTTTCATCTGGCATCTGGTGAGAAGGCCATTGCTGTTCTCGAGGGTAACAGGCGTACGCGGCTGTGTGTGACTGCTTTGTGACGGTAATCAACAATCCAGGATCACTTCTAGTCCGCGTACTTCTTACTGCTTAcctcacccccttctcccccatacgtcgctgctgctccattAAAGTGCGTGAATTACATTGAAGACGCAGCGATCGCTTTGGCTTGCAtcactctctttttgttATTGGCCTCCCCCAAACATAAGGTAAAATGCTGAGGTAGACGTTGTGACCCACCCGTCCCCATACGAGTCGTGGGAAGAAAGGGGTGGGTGCAGTAGGGTCGCGCATGTACACACAATGTGTCGCTTTGGAGCTCTTTCGAAAGCCAAAAAAGGAGTGGTCCTCCGAAAATATGATCTTTACCACTGTTCCTTCTTCAGGCCCACCGCAGAAACCCTCGCGTTACTTGCTACTATGCTGCGCATAGTTCGATGTCTCCTGTCGAATGCCACAGCTTGTTGCACCATTTGGGTGATGCTCGTGCTCGACCACGCCTTGGGCTTCTTCATTCGCTTAGCGTTTGCTCTGTTCTtgtgcgctcctccttttcaTCCTTTCCCCATTTCGTGTCAATCaattctctccccccttttcacttCAGCCTCTTTTGCGCTACCTACCGAGCGGCTTACTTTAGAAAGCAGCCGTCATGAAGCGTCgggagcagcgccgacaaCGAGAGCGCAAACAGCTGCCAGCTGCCTTGATAAAGCTGATCCAACTCATTCCATCCGACAAGGATGCGCGCAGCTACCTTGCAAGGGAGTTCGTCGGCACCACAAAGGACGAAGCAGGGTCGAATGCACCGTGCGCCGCGGAGGGCAGTGGGCGTGATGCTGACACGAGTGACGCGTGGATTTTCGGCAGTGGACTCGAGAAGCTACTGTTGGTTCtaggggaggaggcgtgtCCTGATGGGGCTTTCGATCTTGTTCGTATCACTCGCCGCGTGCCGCGCAGCCAATCCACGATCGACAGCATCAACGTGGCAGAGTTGTGCTTTGCCCTTTCCCAGGCGTCGGGTCCAGTGAATGTCCACGAGCGAcgtcgcactgctgctgctttcggTCCGCTGGACGAGACGGCACCCCTTCTGCAGTACTACCGAGGCAGTCGATTTGGCGCCATTGTGCGTGGCGAGGATCCGTCCTCTCCTGCAGCtcgacaagcagcagcagcagcagcaccatcggAGGAAAAGGGCAGCAGAATGAACGTTGACTCGGAATGGGCGGCGTTTGTGCAGTGCATGGCCACACCACTTCCTATGACGCTTCGCCTGCACCACAGCGAGCGTGCTTTGGCAACCATTGCAACCCGCGTGCTCACCACACCCGACAttgccgctgtggtgcgtCCTGTGGCCGCCTTTCCGTCTAACTCTGGCCTGTACTCCTGCAGCAATAACGACTACCACAGCCACACGCGCGCGGAGTACGTCTGCCGCACCCTTCACAGTGCCAGCGCTGTGTCATTTCAGGAGGTGGTGTCGGCGATACCGGTGTCTGTTCTGGATGTGCAGCCACATCACACTGTTGTGGATCTCTGCGCGGCACCCGGCAGCAAAACACTGCAGGCGTTGGACGCCATGCTGAGCGGTGGGTGGTCTGGAGACGTCTGTCGAGGGGTGCTCATCGCAAACGAAAAGGACCGAGTAAAGGCGACACAGACGTTGCCGGCGCGGTTGAAGCGCTACCACGCTCCGAACGTGATGACCACCCGATGTGATGGTACGCAGTGGCCGCGTTTGT
This region of Leishmania panamensis strain MHOM/PA/94/PSC-1 chromosome 18 sequence genomic DNA includes:
- the PDEA gene encoding cAMP phosphodiesterase A, putative (TriTrypDB/GeneDB-style sysID: LpmP.18.1090), which produces MSDFLEQLQQQASMYAICSNTVSVMVGMSDTAEELSLRSYDSFTGTSYICNLNEKALQTAKASLCDNADWSSFFREVQLAFNSGKVIVQPGNARRAAGTTTESVSADFKDLACSMEVQCLSSSEEKRASFVLERTIVDQQKYILEHMLEAHHMCRHPKEYEQRLSHIVEVKEVARAKRKELDCELIALNDNLTRNKHKQKMCNERKAELLQKIGGCNTENTGNPWRAVQAKQQKEAGENNESRLPNPLGNRTCKDFDLVLFRMIKSRWLSPEECDASSPANRVVKPFSKEDFAIQVSQLSGSRAVVWKALDSIDRWSYRVFDVQVAMSGDDYLSLPAQAHGGSLLVTMYALLCMHDFLQKFNIDEQIALDWISAVEAGYQGNPYHNSMHAADVLQITHFVITQGGLAKRCNLSDIQVFSAMLAASIHDFDHPGTNNNFHVKTGSYLATLYNDRSVLENLHVSSVFELMKNPAFNILASFSDEERHEIRETMIEMVLATDMGSHGKYVASLKSKMQEGSSFTRTDEQILCLSIALKMADISNCGRPLDIYLRWGEKVSDEFYQQGDRERNLGLDCSPFMDRLHPSLAKSQIAFMNYIITPFFEQVADLLPDMRFAVGLVEENKAYWASHDDS
- a CDS encoding hypothetical protein (TriTrypDB/GeneDB-style sysID: LpmP.18.1100), which encodes MQAPYNSPVLTGDEELNTPFATACSVGAPLDLLREILDRSVTEFAAYMKHKEAQQHPITEVQNSSSAAPAVHAQEGNHGERKFFSDMPGIPQPADATLASISAVLIDTEDATGQTPLLLAVGRGHLGIVRFLLESGADLMHQNRRGQSALHRAVNRGNVELVEFLVSTSEKKNTTNKAAHRTWMDLRDNHGDSALFYASMDNNEEIGRYLLRHGADRELRNADGKAFWEV